In Nocardia sp. NBC_00403, one DNA window encodes the following:
- a CDS encoding nitroreductase/quinone reductase family protein, whose translation MTAFQRRIGNPILRRLPSQQLLETTGRVSGQPRSTPIGGRRIGTEFWLVSEFGQRSQYIRNINANNRVRVRLHGRWHTGTAHLLPEDNAHARLRQLPKVNSSAVRLVGTDLLTVRIDLDD comes from the coding sequence GTGACGGCTTTTCAACGGCGGATCGGCAATCCGATCCTGCGCAGGCTGCCGAGTCAGCAGCTGCTCGAGACCACCGGCCGGGTGAGCGGTCAGCCGCGCAGCACGCCGATCGGTGGACGGCGGATCGGCACCGAATTCTGGCTCGTTTCGGAATTCGGCCAACGCTCCCAGTACATCCGGAATATCAACGCGAACAACCGAGTCCGAGTGCGCCTGCACGGCCGGTGGCACACCGGCACCGCGCACCTTCTGCCCGAGGACAACGCCCACGCCCGCCTGCGCCAGCTGCCGAAAGTCAACAGCTCGGCCGTCCGATTGGTCGGCACCGACCTGCTGACCGTCCGTATCGATCTGGACGACTGA